The Ardenticatenales bacterium DNA window ATATTTGCGCGTGACCAATGCCTACGCCGATGACACTGGCCACCACAAAGGCGTACAAACCTTGCAGCAAATAGACATGCCAGATGGCTGTTGCATAAGCCAGGCACAGATAGTAAACAAAGCCGGCCACAGCGCCGGAAAGAACGACTTTCCCAGAGCCAAATCGGTCTGCCAGCACCCCTGCCAGGGGCATAAACAGGACCTGGAGTAGTGGAGAAATGGAAAATGCGGCTCCCAGTACATTGGGCGTAGCTTGCAGATTCTCTTCCAGAAAAATGGGTAAGAAGGCGACGCGCAAGACATCCCCACTTAGCAAGAATATGACCGCAATGCTGAATATAAGCAGTGGTGTCTGTTCGCGGCGAAACAATTGGCGTACATTTTGCAAAGCAGTGTTCTGATTTAGCGTTGAGCGGATGCTGGGTAAAAGCAGAATGCTCATCGCCGCACACAAAAAGTAGAGGGTGGTGGAAACCCGGAAAATATCTCTGGCATCGAGATGCAAAAGCAGGAATCCCCCCACAGCGGGTCCGGCTACCCATCCCATCGAGTACGCCATACGCAAGACGCTTGTGGTGGACGACACTGTTTGATGATCTACTGATTCATCCGCCACGTCCTTGGCCAGCGCGAATAATTGCGAATTGCCTATCTCTAGAGCAGAGAAGAATAAGATGCCTATGAGGCGCATTTGCATAAAGACGTTTGTTGAAGCCAATAAGGCGTATCCCAATCCCAACCAGATAAACCCCCCGAAAATCAACACGCGGCGGGATGAGAGGGAGTCAGAAAGCTTGCCAACCAGCAGGACGACAAAGACGCCGGCCAAAGCATTCAGAGCGAAATAGGAAGTCACGTCGAGCTTGGACGCGCCCAAAATGTCTGTCGCAAAAAGAGCCAGAACGGGAACGACTACAGAGGAGGCAATGGCGCTAAAAAATAGGAGGATAAATATCCACCGATAGGCAGATACAGAGACGATACGTTTTGCAATCAGCAACATAATATTCCTGAAGTGTGACTTTTCTGGTGCGACGCGCTTTTCTACGATGTTATGTAATCATCCCCAGATTACTTTTCCTTTTGGAATGGAGGCTTCAGCCGGCAATGTTGCCGGCCGAAGCCTCCACTCCGGGAACTTATTTATGGATGGTTACTTGGCAAAGCAAATGGCGTCTGTGCGCGCGTCGCGCCTCCGGAAGCTGAATAGTTGTCCGGAAGTTCTTAGCCGGTCATCGGGAGGACGGCGCAGCGCATGGTTGCATGGCGCGATGAGGAGCGGACAACCGCTTCTACAATAATGCGTGATGGTTTGCGACGACCTTCCTGAATGCCTGGATATAGAGATCAACGATTTCCTCATCTTTTGGGTCGTGCCATACGGGTAATTTCAGGCAACGACTATGAAAGTTCTCGGCCACCGGAAAATCTCCCGCGCGATAATTAAGCTGCCCGTTATAACCGGGGAACAGTTGCCCCGGATCCTGGAACAGTGGGTGATAATTGAGAGGACAGGTGGAACCAGGACGATCAAGTTCCTTGCACCCCTCCGCCTGCAACGCATCGTAAAATCTCTCAATTGGTAGCCCACCCAATTCTTCTGCTTGATATTGCATGACGAATGCGTACCACGTGTGTGTGGCCTGATTGGGTGTCACGGGGACTCGGATGCCGGGTAGGTCCGCCAGCGCCGTAACCATCTTCTGAGCCATTTTTTGCCGGCCCGCCAGAATCTGCGGTAACCCGGCAAACTGCTGTTTGGCAATGGCGGCGGCAACAGGATGTATGCGTAATTTCAAGCCCATGCCGGTGGTGGCATATCGAGCAAGAGGATGCGCGCTGGGGATTTCCGTTTTACACCTCTTGTTATAATGTCCCAGCAGCAACGCCCGGTAGAATATCTCGTCGTTATCGGTCAGTAGAATGCCGCCTTCTCCGCCGGTTACTGTTTTCTGCCCTTGCAGGCTAAAAGCGGACGCGTCGCCAAATGTTCCTACCAGTTGGTCGTTGTAGGTAGCGCCGTGCGCGTGCGAGACATCCTCGAAGAGTTGCAGATTGTGCCGTGCTGCAATCGCCGATATGGCGTCCATTTCGCAGGGTAATCCCCACATATGGGTTACTACAATGGCCTTTGTGCGCTCTGTGATTTTGGCCTCAATGGCATCGGGGTCAAGGTTCCCATCTTCGCGGCAATCAACCAGGACGGGGATCGCGCCGGTAAAGAAAATGGGCGTTATTGTGGCGTAGAAGGTATACGCCGGACATAGGACCTCGTCTCCCGGCGAGAAGTTTGCCCCGACGAAGACTGAATGCAGCGCTGCCGTGCCGGAACTCGTCAGAAGTGCGTGTTTGCGGTTATGGTAGTCAGCAAATTGGTCTTCCAGTTCAGCAATAATGCCGCTTTTATTGTAGATAGAAATGCCGGCACCCAACTGCCTTTCAACGACCGCTCTTGTCTTTTCTGAGATGGGAGGCCATACAAAATGGCTCCGATTTATGTTAACGGTTTTCTCTCCACCATTGATGGCTAACCGGGTAGACATAATTCCTCCAATTGGTTTGGGTCTACATAATGTTTTGATTTTTGGGACAGATAGCAGGCATCAATGAACCGCGCATGCTGCAAGTGGTTCGCAGGAGACCCAAAATTATCACGTTTCCCGTCAAGCACTTTACAGAAGTAATCGATCTGTTTCGCAGCCGTCATAGACCACGAAAGCTCACGGGTCACTGTTTCAATGGTCTCCCCACTGTTGCGCATGCGCTTGATATAATTCCTGCCCAATTCGACAATTCCTTTTGAACCGACGACCTTAACGTACTCAGTCTTTGGGGGGTAATTTCGAGACAAGATCAAAACACCCTGGAGACCCTGTTCGTAACCAAAAAGAACGGTGGACGTGATTTCGGGCGCAGAAGATGCCTTGAAATCAGCCAGGATACGGTTTGGCAAGCCAAAATACCATATCAGAACGTCAACCATGTGATACCCCATATCAATGAGCGTTCCGCCGCCCGAACGACATTTGTCTCCTCGCCACCCCAGCAGAGGGTTGTCTAAGAACATGGCGTATTTTGCTTCTACAAATTCCAGCTCGCCGATTTCGAGGACCAATCGGGAAAACAGTTCATAAATCGGATTGAACCTTCTTTGGAGTGTCGTCATCAAGTTAATGTTGCCGGTGTCACACAACTCCTTGAAGTAGACAGCTTCCTGGAGATTCCTGGCGAAGGGCTTTTCCTTGAGAACGTGAACGCCGGCGCCTGCCGCACATTCGATGATGCCTTTGTAGACATCATGAGGGGCGACTGCAATAACAAAATCCAACGATTCACGTTCAAGCAACCGGCGATAATCGCCATATCCGGTGACGCCCAATTTCCTGGACCAATCCGCTACCTGCTGTTCGTTGATATCGCAAACGGCTACTAACTCAGCATCCGTGGCAAATGCCAGCCCTGGTATGTAATCTGAGGTTGCCTGACTTCCCAAACCAATTAGCCCAACCCGTTTCTTCATCGATATTTCTTCACCTTTTTCCGTTTGGGTATTTCCCCGCCGTAGAGGATGTACGCTGATGCGGCAATAGCAAAATGTACAGGCGCGCACACTTCCGGGTGTGTTCGGCCATAATCACACGCATACAGATGAGCCGCGCCGCTGGACCTTGGAGGCTACTTCTGGTGTATCATTTCTAATGCCTGTTTCACCAGATCGTATATAACGGTATCCCCCTCCGCCCTGTTTTCTTTTAGGATTTCTATATCGGCCAACCCCACCCAACGAAATTCTGTGAATTTCTCTACTTCAATTTCAGGCGCGTTCATATCTCCGCTTACGTCTACCAGGAAGTCAAACTCTCGCTTTTTCACCACCTTGCCGTCTTTTACCAGTTCCCAGTCGAAAACTTTTACAATATCAGCAAGCTGCACAAGTTCCCACCCTGTTTCCTCTTGGATTTCTCGCGCCAGCGCATCATAAAGCGTCTCGCCTGCTTCAACGTGTCCGCCGGCAATGTCCCAGCAGCCAGGAAACGCCTTCCGATCGTCGGCGCGTTTCTGAGCGAAGATGGCTCCTTTTTGGTTAGCGATTAATGCGCCAACCACGCATTCCCGCATCTCCGCTCCCGCTTGTGCTTGCAATCTGGATAAACTGCTGGAATCGTAACTAGTTCTTTTTGTATCGGACATATTTTCCCCTTAATTTAGAATCTAACCTGCAGGAGGTATCGCCTTCGGCCTGTAATGACGTCTGGGAGGCAGCAGATGAAATGGATAACGTTAAAGTTTCCGGATGCCGGCAAACAAAAATCGTTTTTCGGCCGCAAGTCAAGAGAATCTCCCGATTCGTGGCAGAAAATGCTGTTGAGCGAATGGCACTTGACCGACCAATGCAGAAAACTACTTTGGGATTGAATCCGACAATTCTAATCATTCAGAAACTATTCGACAAGATTCTTTTAACGCTACGCCGTATCAATAGGTACATTGTACTATCCTGGCAACCAGGTCCTGAAACGGGCAGGGGCCTGACATCGGATGTGATTGTTTCTGCGCCTGGCTACTGCGCCTGGCAGATGCCGGGCAAACGAGAGCAGTTCGCAGCAAAGCGCGGCAGCGCACCCCCTTGATGCACACATTCCTGGACCTGGTAACCGTCCATGGATAAGTTCCCGGAGTGGCAGCCTTAGCCGGCCACGTTATCGGCTGAAGCTGCCATGCCGAAGGGGGAAGTGGTTTTGGGATGGTTACCTGCCGGCAGCCGAAATCGGGACTCCTTGAACGCGATTTGCGATTTGATGCCCATGCGTGGACAATAATCCGTATATTTCGAACCAATGAACCAATACGCCACTTGCAGGTGTGATGCGCCTTTCAGACAGGTTGTATTTGCGAGAGAAGGTTATGTTAATTCTTGGTTTTGAACCATGCCGAATTTTGGTATTATGCAGCGTGTTTTGTTGAATAAGGCCAATCCAGAAAACTAATGATCCAGAAGAGGCGTGATTTTGGGGATTGGCTTGAGGCGTTTTCGGTACGGAATGGGATCGTTTAACTTGCTGATAGCATGAAAGAGACAGGATGGGAATGCAATGACGACGGGTAAGAAGCCGCTAACATTGCTGGCTCAGGTGCGGCAGGCTGGGTGATTGCCCGGCTGTGTCCCTGGGGGACCAAGAGATTGCTTCTGGTATCAAGTGTATGGCAAGGTAGCGCATGAAGGAAATGATTGATGGGATTACGGCGGTGGCGGGGATTCGCGTGGGGCATGCGCAGGATGAGGCGGCGCTGACGGGTTGCACGGTGGTGCTGTGCGAGACGGGGGCAGTGGGGGGCATCGACCGCCGCGGTGGGGCGACGAGTACGCGGCAGGCGGATGGTCTGGAGCCGTGGCACGTGGTGGGGGGCGTGCATGCGGTGCTACTGACGGGCGGTTCGGCGTTTGGCCTGGGGGCGTCCAGCGGCGTGATGCGCTACCTGGATGAGAAGGGGATCGGGTACGGCGTGGGCGCGGCGCGGGTTCCGATTGTGGCGGCGGCGGCGCTGTTTGACCTGGCGCTGGGGCAGGGCAAGGCGTGGCCGGATGCGGCTATGGCGTATGAAGCGTGTGTGCGGGCGGGGGCGGAGATGCCGGCACAAGGCAGCGTCGGCGCGGGTATCGGAGCCACAGTCGGCAAGATTCACGGCCTCAAACAGGCCACCAAAGGAGGCATCGGCACAGCCGCCCGGCGCGTCGGCAGCACCGACCTGATTGTGGGCGCGCTCGTGGCCGTCAACCCCTTTGGCGACGTCGTGGACCCGGAGAACGGACGCATTATCGCCGGGGCGCGGCGAAAGGAGCCACATCCCGGCAGCCC harbors:
- a CDS encoding MFS transporter, with the protein product MLLIAKRIVSVSAYRWIFILLFFSAIASSVVVPVLALFATDILGASKLDVTSYFALNALAGVFVVLLVGKLSDSLSSRRVLIFGGFIWLGLGYALLASTNVFMQMRLIGILFFSALEIGNSQLFALAKDVADESVDHQTVSSTTSVLRMAYSMGWVAGPAVGGFLLLHLDARDIFRVSTTLYFLCAAMSILLLPSIRSTLNQNTALQNVRQLFRREQTPLLIFSIAVIFLLSGDVLRVAFLPIFLEENLQATPNVLGAAFSISPLLQVLFMPLAGVLADRFGSGKVVLSGAVAGFVYYLCLAYATAIWHVYLLQGLYAFVVASVIGVGIGHAQILGHGEAGLATSSYFSAKLVAVVLGSVLSGVVAERYGVRSSFLVPAILCASGFLIVTRVVTAKPRGYQEIHSGSQ
- a CDS encoding DegT/DnrJ/EryC1/StrS family aminotransferase; the protein is MSTRLAINGGEKTVNINRSHFVWPPISEKTRAVVERQLGAGISIYNKSGIIAELEDQFADYHNRKHALLTSSGTAALHSVFVGANFSPGDEVLCPAYTFYATITPIFFTGAIPVLVDCREDGNLDPDAIEAKITERTKAIVVTHMWGLPCEMDAISAIAARHNLQLFEDVSHAHGATYNDQLVGTFGDASAFSLQGQKTVTGGEGGILLTDNDEIFYRALLLGHYNKRCKTEIPSAHPLARYATTGMGLKLRIHPVAAAIAKQQFAGLPQILAGRQKMAQKMVTALADLPGIRVPVTPNQATHTWYAFVMQYQAEELGGLPIERFYDALQAEGCKELDRPGSTCPLNYHPLFQDPGQLFPGYNGQLNYRAGDFPVAENFHSRCLKLPVWHDPKDEEIVDLYIQAFRKVVANHHALL
- a CDS encoding Gfo/Idh/MocA family oxidoreductase — protein: MKKRVGLIGLGSQATSDYIPGLAFATDAELVAVCDINEQQVADWSRKLGVTGYGDYRRLLERESLDFVIAVAPHDVYKGIIECAAGAGVHVLKEKPFARNLQEAVYFKELCDTGNINLMTTLQRRFNPIYELFSRLVLEIGELEFVEAKYAMFLDNPLLGWRGDKCRSGGGTLIDMGYHMVDVLIWYFGLPNRILADFKASSAPEITSTVLFGYEQGLQGVLILSRNYPPKTEYVKVVGSKGIVELGRNYIKRMRNSGETIETVTRELSWSMTAAKQIDYFCKVLDGKRDNFGSPANHLQHARFIDACYLSQKSKHYVDPNQLEELCLPG
- a CDS encoding NUDIX domain-containing protein — its product is MSDTKRTSYDSSSLSRLQAQAGAEMRECVVGALIANQKGAIFAQKRADDRKAFPGCWDIAGGHVEAGETLYDALAREIQEETGWELVQLADIVKVFDWELVKDGKVVKKREFDFLVDVSGDMNAPEIEVEKFTEFRWVGLADIEILKENRAEGDTVIYDLVKQALEMIHQK
- a CDS encoding P1 family peptidase, translating into MKEMIDGITAVAGIRVGHAQDEAALTGCTVVLCETGAVGGIDRRGGATSTRQADGLEPWHVVGGVHAVLLTGGSAFGLGASSGVMRYLDEKGIGYGVGAARVPIVAAAALFDLALGQGKAWPDAAMAYEACVRAGAEMPAQGSVGAGIGATVGKIHGLKQATKGGIGTAARRVGSTDLIVGALVAVNPFGDVVDPENGRIIAGARRKEPHPGSPFADSMQLLADWANRGYPRPPTPPLDSTVIGVVATNARLTKIEATKVAQMAQDGLARAVRPAHLMFDGDTIFTLATGEVETHVNVVGAVAAEVFAAAIVRGVQAAVSMGGLPAADDMA